A single region of the Musa acuminata AAA Group cultivar baxijiao chromosome BXJ1-11, Cavendish_Baxijiao_AAA, whole genome shotgun sequence genome encodes:
- the LOC103972221 gene encoding long-chain-alcohol oxidase FAO4A-like — MGREHEVRVNRTTVADEASLTGAVKDLEAGESWPSRGGPDAAPVNRLSSREKDSLAALCDAFLPSIHVPHAPHQSLRTYYANSASMIGTPEVVGGYLSERLQHPRLWQLRLALWLLSTWFGTFILCGTNSLSCRFPFFRSFPEVEAARREEIIRSWSMSCIFLLRVLYKGFKALVGLFYFTQLNEKNENPAWEAIGYVGPDPKRAIKSSSEEEEEEGARYGPLYKALVHMAGPMDVLCTSLSRAGLSLVTSQSQPDGLKSKPLPTIYCDAVVVGSGSGGGVVAGVLAKAGFKVVVLEKGGYHARTNLTLLERHTLDHMYEGCGVLTTEDLGVFVLSGSTVGGGSAVNWSASIRTPDHVISEWRHEHGLELFDSDVYAEALDAVSGRMGVQCEVRHESLANGVLRRGCAELGYPVQTVGQNAPPDHDCGWCCFGCRDGSKKGTSETWLVDMAESGNGVIIPGSRALRVLHADAGRNKNVAAGVVFEFRDGWRGKKERCIIRSKVTVVACGALNTPVLLKKSGLRNANIGRHLHLHPVVMSWGYFPESDSRWQPSKENQEKITSYEGAILTTMSTVVSNFATSGYGAVIQTPALHPGLFSVATPWLSGADYKDRMARFSRTAHIFALARDRGSGTVDASGCIRYRMGAADEKNLQRGLEKILRIMAAAGAEEIGTQHCHGDRLNVRSASSHQFERFVKATSGKDLMDLSTPVYSAHQMGSCRMGIHPRTSAVNSRGETWEVEGLFVADASVLPTALGVNPMVTVQAIAYCTAHSVLEELRRRTKREKNHNN; from the exons ATGGGTCGAGAGCACGAAGTTCGAGTGAATCGAACCACGGTCGCCGACGAAGCCTCCCTTACGGGAGCCGTGAAGGACTTGGAGGCCGGCGAGTCCTGGCCGTCGCGGGGCGGACCGGATGCGGCGCCAGTAAACCGCCTCAGCAGCCGAGAAAAGGACTCCCTCGCGGCCCTATGCGACGCCTTCCTCCCCTCCATCCATGTCCCCCACGCTCCCCACCAGTCCCTCCGAACCTACTACGCTAACTCCGCGTCCATGATCGGAACACCGGAAGTT GTGGGAGGGTACTTATCCGAGAGGCTCCAACATCCTCGGCTGTGGCAGCTGAGGCTCGCGCTGTGGCTGCTATCGACGTGGTTCGGCACGTTCATCCTCTGCGGCACGAACAGCCTCTCCTGCCGTTTCCCTTTCTTCCGGAGCTTCCCGGAAGTGGAGGCGGCGCGGCGGGAGGAGATCATCCGGTCGTGGTCCATGAGCTGCATCTTCTTGCTTCGGGTGTTGTACAAGGGCTTCAAGGCGCTCGTCGGCCTCTTCTACTTCACCCAG CTGAACGAGAAGAATGAGAACCCCGCTTGGGAGGCGATTGGCTACGTCGGGCCCGATCCTAAGCGGGCAATTAAGAGCagctcggaggaggaggaggaggagggagcacGATACGGGCCGCTCTACAAGGCACTGGTACACATGGCGGGACCAATGGATGTCCTCTGCACGTCCCTGTCCAGAGCTGGCCTCTCCCTCGTCACCTCCCAAAGCCAACCTGACGGCTTGAAGAGCAAACCCCTTCCTACCATCTACTGCGACGCTGTGGTCGTTGGATCAGGGTCCGGCGGCGGGGTGGTCGCAGGAGTGCTGGCCAAGGCTGGCTTTAAGGTCGTCGTCCTGGAGAAAGGTGGCTACCACGCCCGGACCAATCTCACCCTACTCGAGCGCCACACTCTGGATCACATGTACGAGGGCTGCGGCGTCCTCACCACAGAGGACTTGGGAGTGTTCGTCCTCTCTGGCTCCACCGTCGGTGGCGGTTCGGCGGTCAATTGGTCGGCGTCCATTCGCACCCCGGACCACGTGATATCCGAGTGGCGGCATGAGCACGGGCTGGAGCTCTTCGACAGCGACGTCTACGCTGAGGCCTTGGACGCCGTAAGCGGTCGCATGGGCGTCCAGTGCGAAGTCCGCCACGAGAGCCTCGCCAACGGCGTCCTTCGGAGGGGGTGCGCCGAGCTCGGATACCCGGTGCAAACGGTTGGGCAGAACGCGCCGCCCGACCACGACTGCGGCTGGTGCTGCTTCGGGTGCAGGGACGGGAGCAAGAAAGGGACGTCTGAGACGTGGCTCGTTGACATGGCTGAGTCAGGAAACGGCGTGATCATTCCGGGTAGCAGAGCCCTCAGGGTTCTGCACGCGGACGCGGGAAGGAACAAGAACGTCGCCGCCGGGGTCGTCTTCGAGTTCAGGGATGGCTGGAGGGGGAAGAAGGAAAGGTGCATCATCAGGTCCAAGGTGACCGTCGTCGCATGCGGGGCACTCAACACGCCGGTGCTACTGAAGAAGAGTGGCCTTCGGAATGCAAACATCGGGAGGCACCTCCACCTCCATCCGGTGGTGATGTCGTGGGGCTACTTCCCCGAGTCCGATTCGAGGTGGCAGCCGAGCAAAGAGAACCAGGAGAAGATCACCAGTTACGAAGGCGCGATCCTCACGACGATGTCGACGGTCGTTTCCAACTTCGCGACGTCCGGGTACGGCGCGGTGATCCAGACGCCGGCACTGCACCCGGGGTTGTTCTCAGTGGCCACCCCGTGGTTGTCCGGTGCTGACTACAAGGACAGGATGGCGCGGTTCTCGCGCACCGCCCACATATTTGCCCTTGCCAGGGACAGAGGGTCCGGCACGGTGGACGCATCGGGATGCATCCGCTATCGCATGGGGGCGGCGGACGAGAAGAACCTGCAGAGGGGACTGGAGAAGATCCTGCGTATCATGGCAGCCGCAGGGGCAGAGGAGATCGGGACGCAGCACTGCCATGGCGACCGGCTAAACGTCAGGTCGGCGAGCTCGCACCAGTTCGAGAGGTTCGTGAAAGCGACAAGCGGGAAAGATCTGATGGATCTGTCGACGCCGGTCTACTCGGCTCACCAGATGGGGAGCTGCCGGATGGGTATACATCCGAGGACGTCGGCCGTGAACTCCCGAGGGGAGACGTGGGAGGTGGAGGGGCTGTTCGTGGCCGACGCCAGCGTGCTCCCCACGGCGCTCGGGGTGAACCCCATGGTCACAGTGCAGGCGATCGCCTACTGCACCGCGCACTCGGTTCTGGAGGAGCTGAGGAGGAGGACGAAGCGCGAGAAGAATCACAACAACTGA